The Tautonia plasticadhaerens nucleotide sequence GTGCAGTTCACAGGCACTCGACGCGGTACTGGCGGAGCAGCTGCTGGGCTGCGGGCGGCACGTCGCAACCGCATTGGCCGCGCGTTTCGTACAGGCTCGCCGCGTGCATCTGGATGGCCATGCGGATCGCGGGCGGCACGTCAGATGCGGCATCGCCATAGCCGTTGATGGTCACAATCGCCACGGCGGCGACGGAGCGGAGATTGGTCGGCCAGGTCGCTGTTTCGGCCAGCACGATCCGGTTACCCGCCGTGTCGGCGGTATAATTCGAGGGGTCGAACGTGCTGGCGGTATTGGCTGTATCGTAGGTGGTGACGCTGGTGATGCTTTGCACCGGCGCGCGGGGCAGCTCGATTTCGTCGGGCAGCTCGCCGTAGAGGGCGGTGACCGGCAGGTCATAGACGCCTTCGGGCAGGTCATAGACCATACCGCAGCGGTTCAAATCGAGCGAGAGTTTCCAGCTCTGTGTGATGAACGCCCGGCGGGTGTATTCCTCCGCAGCCTGGCGCGCCACGGTGATGAAGCTGTCGATCAGGGCTTCTTCCGCGCTCGCGGCGTCGTCGTCCAGCCGCGCGAACGCGGCAAGCTCGCTCACCGTTACCGGCTCGATGGCCGGGGCGGTGATGA carries:
- a CDS encoding head-tail connector protein, whose amino-acid sequence is MSARRHLTLITAPAIEPVTVSELAAFARLDDDAASAEEALIDSFITVARQAAEEYTRRAFITQSWKLSLDLNRCGMVYDLPEGVYDLPVTALYGELPDEIELPRAPVQSITSVTTYDTANTASTFDPSNYTADTAGNRIVLAETATWPTNLRSVAAVAIVTINGYGDAASDVPPAIRMAIQMHAASLYETRGQCGCDVPPAAQQLLRQYRVECL